One genomic segment of Anaerobiospirillum thomasii includes these proteins:
- the aroB gene encoding 3-dehydroquinate synthase: MQILNVALKDKAYNIYIGQDLDFKKLCGDYIKKGSDVLLVSNETIAPLYASVIKEALGSLECHVCECILQDGERYKTVDSYMQIMSKALEHGLSRDCTFIALGGGVVGDMTGFAAATYQRGVNYIQIPTTLLSMVDSSVGGKTAINHPLGKNMIGAFYQPKAVFIDALFLKTLPQKEMIAGMAEVIKYGIIYDKAFFEFLEQTLKDGLVLDIEDTIYIIERCCSIKAEVVAFDEKEKGLRAILNLGHTFGHAIEAHMGFGTWLHGEAVGLGMIIAAFVAKEQSLIGFREFERIYTLIKSAALPCTIPDGMEPCDFIKHMHHDKKVASGRIRYVLPSAIGKAEIFDTIDDVKCENLLSKFKSR; encoded by the coding sequence ATGCAGATTTTAAATGTGGCTCTCAAGGATAAGGCCTATAACATCTATATAGGACAGGATCTTGATTTTAAAAAGCTTTGTGGCGACTATATAAAAAAGGGCTCTGATGTTTTGCTTGTAAGCAATGAAACCATAGCTCCTTTGTATGCCTCTGTTATAAAAGAGGCTCTTGGCAGCCTTGAGTGTCATGTCTGTGAGTGCATTTTACAGGATGGAGAGAGATATAAAACTGTAGATTCATATATGCAGATCATGTCAAAGGCCCTAGAGCATGGCCTGTCACGTGACTGCACCTTTATAGCCTTAGGCGGCGGTGTGGTAGGTGACATGACAGGTTTTGCTGCTGCCACCTATCAAAGAGGAGTCAATTATATACAGATTCCAACTACACTTTTATCCATGGTTGACAGCTCTGTTGGCGGCAAGACTGCCATCAATCATCCCCTTGGCAAGAATATGATAGGTGCCTTTTATCAGCCAAAGGCTGTCTTTATTGATGCACTCTTTTTAAAGACACTGCCGCAAAAAGAGATGATTGCCGGCATGGCTGAGGTTATAAAATACGGCATTATCTATGACAAGGCCTTTTTTGAGTTTTTAGAGCAGACTCTAAAGGATGGTCTGGTGCTTGATATTGAAGATACCATCTATATTATTGAGCGCTGCTGTTCTATAAAGGCCGAGGTCGTTGCCTTTGATGAAAAGGAAAAAGGGCTTAGAGCCATTTTAAATTTAGGTCATACCTTTGGTCATGCCATAGAGGCGCATATGGGTTTTGGAACCTGGCTGCACGGTGAGGCTGTAGGTCTTGGTATGATCATAGCCGCCTTTGTGGCAAAGGAGCAGTCTTTAATTGGCTTTAGAGAGTTTGAGCGCATATATACTTTAATTAAAAGCGCCGCATTGCCATGTACCATACCAGATGGCATGGAGCCTTGTGATTTTATAAAGCACATGCATCATGACAAAAAGGTGGCCTCAGGGCGCATACGCTATGTGCTGCCATCTGCTATAGGCAAGGCTGAGATTTTTGATACAATTGATGACGTAAAGTGTGAGAATTTACTGAGTAAATTTAAATCTAGGTAG
- a CDS encoding flagellin translates to MALYVNTNVSSINGQRKLANSTNALNVSYQRLASGLRINSAKDDAAGLQISDRLTAQINGLGQGNRNCNDGIAFAQTIEGAMDEMTAMLQRVRTLAIQAANGTYSPTDRISIQQELTQLGTEITRVACKTTFAGKTVLNGYYTAQGGGTSNTAATMIGSDGMVTFQVGANANDTIAVTNMSRGFMLSTIACQAGILPNGVNFGNATTGFIQSNGVVRFSVTNQSQAQLTIANIDSMIQVIDSKRAELGAVQNRMESTIRNQANIQENESDARSRIRDTDFAEETAALTANQILQQASQTILTQANQRPQIALSLLGG, encoded by the coding sequence ATGGCTCTTTATGTAAATACCAACGTTTCATCCATTAATGGACAACGCAAGCTTGCCAATTCAACCAATGCACTTAATGTTTCATATCAGAGATTAGCATCTGGTCTTAGAATCAATTCGGCAAAAGATGATGCCGCAGGCCTTCAGATCTCAGATAGATTAACAGCACAGATTAACGGCTTAGGTCAGGGCAACAGAAACTGTAATGACGGCATTGCCTTTGCCCAGACTATTGAAGGCGCCATGGACGAAATGACTGCCATGCTCCAGCGCGTCAGAACACTGGCCATTCAGGCAGCCAACGGTACCTATTCACCAACTGATCGTATCTCTATTCAGCAGGAGCTTACCCAGCTTGGTACAGAAATTACCCGTGTAGCCTGCAAGACAACCTTTGCCGGCAAAACTGTCCTGAACGGCTACTATACAGCACAAGGTGGTGGCACAAGTAATACAGCAGCTACCATGATTGGATCAGACGGTATGGTAACCTTCCAGGTTGGTGCCAATGCCAATGACACTATTGCTGTAACCAATATGTCAAGAGGTTTCATGCTCTCAACTATTGCCTGTCAGGCTGGCATTTTACCAAATGGTGTTAACTTTGGTAACGCAACAACAGGCTTTATTCAGTCAAACGGTGTAGTTCGTTTTTCTGTAACCAATCAGTCACAGGCCCAGCTGACTATTGCCAATATTGACTCAATGATTCAGGTTATTGACTCAAAGCGTGCCGAGCTTGGTGCTGTACAGAACCGTATGGAATCCACTATCAGAAATCAGGCCAACATTCAGGAAAATGAATCTGATGCCCGTTCACGTATCCGTGATACAGATTTTGCTGAGGAAACTGCAGCCTTAACTGCCAATCAGATCCTGCAGCAGGCCTCACAGACCATTTTAACCCAGGCCAATCAGAGACCACAGATTGCTCTGTCACTGCTTGGCGGTTAA
- a CDS encoding shikimate kinase gives MASVTGPIVLIGPMGCGKSTVGRALSDSLGYDFIDLDSLIEKSLSMSINDMFKIYGESYFRCKEREFLSDCLKCSKAVIATGGGAIMDAKNREAMVKDSICIYLYASVETQYARTAHDNNRPMIAVDDRKGRLSELFAIRDPLYSSISSFKIETDNLDVNEITRLILDKLQG, from the coding sequence ATGGCATCAGTTACAGGCCCCATTGTGCTTATAGGTCCAATGGGCTGCGGTAAAAGTACAGTAGGCAGAGCTTTGAGTGACAGTCTTGGCTATGATTTTATCGATCTTGATTCTCTTATTGAAAAATCTCTGTCCATGTCTATAAATGATATGTTTAAAATTTATGGAGAGAGTTATTTTCGCTGTAAGGAAAGAGAGTTTTTGTCAGACTGTCTTAAATGCAGCAAAGCTGTAATTGCCACAGGCGGCGGGGCCATTATGGATGCTAAAAACCGTGAGGCCATGGTCAAAGACAGTATCTGTATCTATCTTTATGCCTCGGTTGAGACACAGTATGCACGCACTGCACATGATAACAACAGGCCAATGATTGCAGTTGATGACAGAAAGGGCAGACTCTCAGAGCTCTTTGCCATACGTGATCCGCTTTACAGCTCAATAAGCTCTTTTAAGATTGAAACAGACAATCTTGATGTAAATGAGATTACACGATTGATTTTAGATAAATTACAAGGATAG
- a CDS encoding MFS transporter, with the protein MKDDITSSYNVAMIPLKYSLLVAFFALSFGFSIANQFFTTDINSILFGTSQPILLISFGTTMTGAAIGIFLGAWLTYESGRKVIILSSALFGMFAFVAASVASNLSLFLSAYFVIGITFGLYFLSSYIYIAEITLSTHRGMACSFIVSMFVTGFMLSKCLSSMQGIANMAPFLIAYIIVNLIIFIIAFIKLPESPRWLSLVGLSDSALNVLFKLRQNMGMAAHELAAINESSRREFHGAHLFFQNQHFRKVLWLYGITALFLHMAGISFVPSILLFTMTDSLYLSEDLSLKMKDVMLYAIFLVFLAASLTVTFSIDKFGRRKLILFGISADSILLFLLWLVLASGPDGSSLSIIVLSLVFIFTSSLAAFSFLSSFVDITPNNARDFAGATVLFIYVSSILLNTRGIYLYSDYINVPLIVFVLLCCSVILAIVLKRYYPDTSNLSLEEIEHRIFQGTELIQIGNEVKKIIK; encoded by the coding sequence ATGAAAGACGATATTACAAGCAGCTACAATGTAGCCATGATTCCCCTTAAGTATTCACTTTTGGTGGCCTTTTTTGCACTTAGCTTTGGTTTTTCAATAGCCAATCAGTTCTTTACCACTGATATTAATTCTATTCTTTTTGGTACTTCACAGCCTATACTTTTGATTTCTTTTGGCACCACCATGACAGGAGCTGCTATTGGTATTTTTCTTGGTGCCTGGCTTACCTATGAATCAGGGCGCAAGGTTATTATTCTAAGCTCGGCTCTGTTTGGCATGTTTGCCTTTGTGGCAGCCTCGGTGGCCTCAAATCTCTCGCTCTTTCTTTCTGCCTATTTTGTTATAGGCATAACCTTTGGTCTGTATTTTCTCTCATCTTACATCTATATAGCAGAAATTACTCTATCCACTCATCGCGGTATGGCCTGTTCCTTTATTGTCAGCATGTTTGTCACAGGCTTTATGCTCTCCAAATGTCTCTCATCGATGCAGGGCATAGCTAATATGGCTCCGTTTTTAATCGCCTATATTATTGTCAATTTAATTATCTTTATTATAGCTTTTATAAAACTGCCAGAAAGTCCGCGCTGGCTGTCGCTTGTAGGCCTTAGCGATTCAGCCTTAAACGTACTTTTCAAGTTAAGACAGAATATGGGTATGGCAGCTCATGAGCTGGCTGCCATCAATGAAAGCTCACGCCGTGAGTTTCACGGGGCCCATCTTTTCTTTCAGAATCAGCATTTTAGAAAGGTTTTATGGCTTTATGGCATAACGGCACTGTTTTTACATATGGCAGGCATTTCCTTTGTGCCAAGCATACTGCTCTTTACCATGACTGACAGTCTGTACTTAAGCGAGGATTTAAGCCTTAAGATGAAGGATGTCATGCTCTATGCCATCTTTCTAGTATTTCTGGCAGCCTCGCTTACTGTGACCTTCTCAATTGACAAGTTTGGCAGACGCAAGCTTATACTCTTTGGTATCAGTGCTGACAGCATACTGCTGTTTTTATTGTGGCTTGTTCTTGCAAGCGGGCCTGATGGCAGCTCCTTGTCTATCATAGTTTTAAGTCTGGTATTTATTTTTACATCAAGTCTTGCTGCCTTTTCATTTTTATCCTCATTTGTAGATATTACGCCCAATAATGCCAGGGACTTTGCAGGAGCTACCGTACTTTTTATCTACGTGAGCTCTATTTTATTAAATACAAGGGGCATATATCTTTACTCTGATTATATAAATGTACCTCTTATAGTTTTTGTACTTTTATGCTGTTCTGTAATTTTAGCCATAGTGCTTAAAAGATATTATCCTGATACCTCAAATTTAAGTCTTGAGGAGATTGAGCATAGAATTTTCCAGGGTACAGAGCTTATTCAGATAGGCAATGAGGTCAAAAAAATTATTAAATAA